A region of Dioscorea cayenensis subsp. rotundata cultivar TDr96_F1 chromosome 5, TDr96_F1_v2_PseudoChromosome.rev07_lg8_w22 25.fasta, whole genome shotgun sequence DNA encodes the following proteins:
- the LOC120260406 gene encoding anthocyanin 5-aromatic acyltransferase-like, protein MASVRVHNASHITISPSPALGKDPLLLLPLSFFDAIWIPLPPIQRLLLFPGATPDLHSLKSSLSASLRCFYPLAGKLTYLPATGDVAVACSPDDHVTFIEASSDADFIRLASDEIHDVDSFLRLVPELDTKVLPAPVMAVQVTKFESGGLAVGFAVNHAVVDGRGLWQFIEAWATACREGEEAISDVSPVVHGSTVIRHHPCGDEIARRILKMVAPELPIIISEKLNMEEERSELMRRTFPISRDMIQSIKQRAKEGCIQYSTFTVLSALTWISFIKTKGMEDPNEETVLGFLMDCRTRLIPPLKDNYLGNCLKPCFAKAKVMELIENAGLSKACSRIKEKIDESSKDVLGGCEDWVGEFKRNTKLVNVLIAGSSSFRAYNIDFGVGRPSRTELVSVNHEGQVVLVGGREEGEIHMSVCLSPSHMEEFTKEFSRELCV, encoded by the exons ATGGCTTCAGTCCGAGTCCACAACGCATCCCACATCACCATCTCGCCTTCACCGGCGCTGGGAAAGgaccccctcctcctcctccccctcTCCTTCTTCGACGCCATCTGGATCCCCTTACCACCCATCCAACGCCTCCTCCTCTTCCCCGGCGCCACCCCTGACCTCCATTCCCTCAAATCCTCCCTCTCCGCCTCCCTCCGCTGCTTCTATCCACTCGCCGGTAAGCTCACCTACCTCCCCGCCACCGGTGACGTCGCTGTAGCTTGCTCCCCGGATGATCACGTCACCTTCATAGAAGCCAGCTCGGACGCGGACTTCATCCGTCTCGCTTCCGATGAGATCCACGACGTCGACTCGTTTCTTCGGCTCGTACCGGAGCTGGACACTAAAGTTTTACCAGCACCGGTCATGGCCGTTCAGGTGACGAAGTTTGAGAGCGGCGGCTTGGCTGTTGGGTTTGCCGTGAATCACGCGGTGGTGGATGGCCGGGGCTTGTGGCAGTTCATCGAGGCCTGGGCCACGGCTTGCCGCGAGGGTGAGGAAGCGATTTCAGACGTTTCACCGGTGGTTCACGGTTCAACCGTGATCCGGCACCATCCTTGCGGTGATGAGATCGCGCGCCGGATCCTGAAGATGGTGGCGCCGGAGCTTCCCATT ATCATAAGTGAAAAGCTCAACATGGAAGAAGAACGATCAGAACTAATGAGAAGAACGTTCCCAATTAGCCGGGATATGATCCAATCCATCAAACAACGAGCCAAAGAAGGCTGCATCCAATATTCAACATTCACAGTGCTCTCAGCTCTGACTTGGATCAGTTTTATAAAAACCAAAGGTATGGAGGACCCTAATGAGGAGACCGTTTTAGGGTTCCTCATGGACTGTAGGACTCGCCTCATCCCTCCATTGAAAGACAATTATTTGGGCAATTGCCTTAAGCCCTGCTTTGCAAAAGCCAAGGTCATGGAACTAATTGAAAATGCTGGACTTTCAAAGGCGTGTTCAAGgatcaaagaaaaaatagatgagaGTTCTAAGGACGTTTTGGGAGGGTGTGAAGATTGGGTGGGTGAGTTCAAGAGAAATACCAAGTTGGTCAATGTTCTTATTGCTGGGTCTTCGAGTTTTCGTGCCTATAATATAGACTTTGGTGTAGGGCGCCCGAGTAGGACGGAGCTAGTTTCTGTGAACCATGAAGGCCAAGTAGTGCTCGTCGGGGGGAGAGAGGAAGGAGAGATTCATATGTCAGTGTGCCTCTCCCCTTCTCATATGGAGGAATTCACCAAAGAGTTTTCAAGAGAACTCTGTGTTTGA